Proteins from a genomic interval of Vreelandella profundi:
- the metW gene encoding methionine biosynthesis protein MetW, translating into MRADLELIYDWVPAGSHVLDLACGNGDLLESLARTKGVTGYGLEIDHDGINACVARGVSVIEHNLDDGLGSFCDNSYDQVIMTQALQALRRPDKMLDEMLRVAEEGIITFPNFAYWRHRIHLGLRGYMPVSKSLPHAWYDTPNIHLSTFNDFEHLCREKGLVIVDRAVGVGDHQGHWKSRLWPNLFGEIAIFRVRRR; encoded by the coding sequence ATGCGCGCCGATCTTGAACTGATTTACGACTGGGTGCCCGCAGGATCACACGTGCTTGATCTTGCCTGTGGCAACGGCGATTTGCTCGAGAGCCTAGCGCGCACCAAGGGCGTCACCGGCTATGGGCTAGAGATTGATCATGACGGCATCAACGCCTGCGTGGCGCGCGGCGTTAGCGTCATAGAGCACAACTTAGACGACGGTTTAGGCAGCTTCTGCGATAACAGCTACGATCAAGTGATCATGACCCAAGCGCTACAGGCGCTGCGCCGCCCAGACAAGATGCTGGATGAAATGCTGCGGGTCGCCGAAGAAGGGATTATTACGTTTCCCAACTTTGCCTATTGGCGACACCGCATCCATCTAGGCCTGCGCGGCTACATGCCGGTATCGAAGTCGCTGCCTCACGCCTGGTACGACACGCCCAACATCCACCTCTCGACGTTCAATGACTTTGAGCACCTGTGTCGCGAGAAAGGCTTGGTCATTGTTGATCGCGCCGTGGGCGTTGGGGATCATCAGGGGCACTGGAAATCGCGGCTATGGCCCAATCTATTTGGTGAAATTGCCATCTTCCGCGTTCGGCGCCGCTAG
- the metX gene encoding homoserine O-succinyltransferase MetX: MPDSDTLAFADRPTGSVGLVTPHVARFDTPLALACGKVLPAYELIYETYGTLNAERSNAVLICHALSGHHHAAGYHSEEDRKPGWWEAHIGPGKAIDTNRFFVVSLNNLGGCHGSTGPVSHNPETGRQWGPEFPMVTVSDWVASQARLADHLGIERWAAAVGGSLGGMQVMQWTMTYPERVANAVVIAATPRLSAQNIAFNEVARQAIRSDPEFFEGWYAEHDAVPKRGLKLARMVGHITYLSEDAMGSKFGRDLRSDDLNFGFDVEFQVESYLRYQGDTFSTAFDANTYLLMTKALDYFDPSATQGGDFAKALAPVQCPFLIVSFTTDWRFPPSRSRELVDALTRAGKSVSYANIDSPHGHDAFLLSEPRYDAIFSAFMNRAARELNLDELGIEETS, translated from the coding sequence ATGCCTGATTCAGATACGCTTGCGTTTGCAGACCGGCCGACGGGTTCCGTCGGCCTTGTTACGCCGCACGTGGCACGCTTCGACACGCCGCTCGCCCTGGCGTGCGGCAAAGTACTGCCAGCTTACGAGCTGATTTACGAAACCTACGGCACGCTGAACGCTGAGCGCAGCAATGCAGTCTTGATTTGCCACGCGCTCTCCGGCCACCACCACGCGGCGGGTTACCATAGCGAGGAGGATCGTAAACCCGGCTGGTGGGAGGCCCATATCGGCCCCGGCAAGGCAATCGATACCAACCGCTTTTTTGTTGTATCGCTCAACAACTTAGGCGGCTGCCACGGCAGCACCGGCCCCGTGAGCCACAATCCCGAAACCGGGCGCCAGTGGGGGCCGGAATTTCCCATGGTCACGGTCAGCGACTGGGTGGCCAGCCAGGCGCGACTTGCCGACCACCTGGGAATTGAGCGCTGGGCTGCCGCGGTGGGCGGCAGCCTCGGTGGCATGCAGGTAATGCAATGGACCATGACCTATCCGGAACGCGTCGCTAACGCGGTGGTGATTGCCGCAACGCCACGGCTCTCGGCGCAAAATATCGCTTTTAACGAAGTGGCTCGCCAAGCGATTCGCTCCGACCCTGAGTTCTTCGAGGGCTGGTACGCCGAGCACGACGCCGTACCTAAGCGCGGGCTAAAACTGGCACGTATGGTGGGGCATATTACTTACTTGTCAGAAGACGCCATGGGCAGCAAATTTGGCCGCGACCTGCGCAGTGACGACCTCAACTTCGGTTTCGATGTTGAATTCCAGGTGGAGTCTTATCTGCGCTATCAGGGCGATACTTTTTCTACCGCCTTTGATGCCAATACATACCTGTTAATGACCAAAGCGCTGGACTACTTTGATCCGTCGGCCACCCAAGGCGGCGACTTTGCCAAAGCCTTGGCGCCAGTGCAGTGTCCGTTTTTGATTGTCAGCTTTACCACCGATTGGCGCTTTCCGCCCTCACGCTCTCGAGAATTGGTCGATGCGCTCACCCGCGCGGGCAAGTCAGTCAGCTACGCCAACATCGACTCACCCCATGGCCACGACGCCTTCTTACTCTCCGAGCCGCGCTACGACGCCATTTTCAGCGCTTTTATGAACCGCGCTGCCCGCGAGCTTAATCTCGACGAATTAGGCATAGAGGAGACGTCATGA
- a CDS encoding YggT family protein: MGNGLGSAGLMLVNTLINIYLFLLMLRFLLQASRADYYNPLSQSVVKITQPLVGLFQSFLGPVAGRFDLATLAAGFVLKVVSIIIIFMVIGIGMPPIPGLLIAGIAALANAILKIYFFAMIVMIILSWVAPNASHPGALLVMQLVEPIMAPVRKVVPALGMIDLSPIVVFIAINLIDSLIVGSMIRAAGISGALVGL; encoded by the coding sequence ATGGGCAACGGATTAGGCAGTGCAGGGTTAATGTTGGTCAACACACTGATCAATATTTATCTGTTCTTACTCATGCTGCGCTTTCTGCTGCAGGCGTCACGGGCGGATTACTATAACCCGCTAAGTCAGTCGGTGGTTAAGATCACTCAGCCGCTGGTCGGCTTATTTCAGAGCTTTTTAGGCCCCGTTGCCGGACGCTTTGATCTTGCAACGCTCGCGGCTGGCTTCGTGTTAAAAGTAGTGAGCATCATCATTATCTTCATGGTCATCGGTATCGGCATGCCGCCTATTCCAGGGCTATTAATAGCGGGTATTGCTGCCCTGGCGAATGCGATTTTAAAAATCTACTTCTTCGCCATGATTGTAATGATTATCCTGAGCTGGGTAGCCCCCAATGCCAGCCATCCGGGTGCTCTGTTGGTAATGCAACTGGTAGAACCGATTATGGCACCGGTGCGTAAGGTCGTTCCTGCGCTTGGCATGATCGACCTCTCGCCTATCGTCGTGTTTATTGCCATTAACCTGATCGATAGCTTGATCGTTGGCTCGATGATACGTGCTGCCGGCATTTCCGGCGCGCTGGTCGGGCTGTGA
- the proC gene encoding pyrroline-5-carboxylate reductase translates to MPSNITFIGAGNMASAIIGGLIDSGAAPSTITATAPNEKEMATLAQRLGVHTTTDNNAAVADADVVVLAVKPQIMRSVCENLRDSVQRQQPLVISIAAGLDAGTIDQWLGGNNAMVRCMPNTPSLVGFGASGLYANANVSDAQRDVATQLMEAVGIVEWVEEEALLDAVTAVSGSAPAYFFLMFEAMEEAAVKLGLPAATARRLAIQTALGAATMAQQSDKDPATLKQNVMSPGGTTERAIAHMEGAQLRTTIADAMQACADRAQAMAKELSGD, encoded by the coding sequence ATGCCGAGTAACATTACCTTTATTGGGGCCGGCAATATGGCGAGTGCCATTATCGGCGGACTAATCGACAGCGGCGCGGCGCCCTCGACTATCACCGCCACTGCACCTAATGAAAAAGAGATGGCAACGCTGGCACAGCGCCTGGGCGTCCACACAACGACAGATAACAATGCGGCAGTCGCCGATGCTGACGTCGTGGTATTAGCGGTAAAGCCTCAAATTATGCGCAGCGTATGCGAAAATTTGCGCGACAGCGTGCAGCGTCAGCAGCCGCTCGTTATCTCGATTGCAGCAGGCCTTGATGCAGGCACTATCGACCAGTGGCTCGGTGGCAATAACGCCATGGTACGCTGCATGCCCAATACGCCATCGCTGGTCGGATTTGGTGCCAGCGGCCTCTATGCCAATGCCAACGTAAGCGACGCTCAGCGCGACGTGGCCACTCAGCTCATGGAAGCGGTAGGCATAGTGGAATGGGTTGAAGAAGAAGCGCTGCTGGATGCCGTCACCGCCGTTTCGGGCAGTGCGCCGGCCTACTTCTTTTTGATGTTCGAAGCCATGGAAGAGGCGGCGGTGAAACTCGGCCTACCCGCCGCTACCGCGCGCCGGCTCGCGATTCAAACCGCGCTGGGCGCTGCCACCATGGCACAGCAGAGTGACAAAGACCCGGCGACGTTGAAGCAAAACGTCATGTCGCCCGGCGGCACCACCGAGCGTGCTATTGCGCACATGGAAGGGGCACAGCTGCGCACCACCATTGCCGATGCCATGCAGGCCTGCGCTGACCGTGCTCAGGCAATGGCCAAAGAACTTAGCGGCGACTAA
- a CDS encoding YggS family pyridoxal phosphate-dependent enzyme: protein MSDIALNESLAHSYEQACERLRQALKDAERAPNAAALLAVSKTKPAAMIRQAWQLGQREFGENYLQEALEKQAELADLEGLIWHFIGPLQSNKTRSVAEHFDWVHSVDRLKIAQRLNEQRPTHLAPLNICLQVNISHEDSKAGVLPEELEALAREVATLPNLRLRGLMAIPAPAKTLAAQRQPLTALREALTTLQSQLPEAPLDTLSMGMSDDLEAAVLEGATLVRLGTAIFGARQSA from the coding sequence ATGTCAGACATCGCGCTTAATGAGTCGCTCGCCCATTCCTACGAACAGGCGTGTGAACGCCTGCGCCAAGCGCTAAAGGACGCAGAACGCGCTCCGAACGCCGCGGCGCTGCTGGCCGTCAGCAAGACGAAACCGGCAGCGATGATTCGTCAGGCCTGGCAGCTTGGCCAGCGTGAGTTTGGTGAAAACTACCTGCAAGAAGCGCTAGAAAAACAGGCGGAGCTGGCGGACCTTGAAGGTCTTATATGGCATTTTATTGGGCCACTGCAATCCAACAAAACTCGCTCTGTTGCCGAGCATTTTGACTGGGTGCACAGCGTCGACCGATTAAAAATCGCCCAGCGTCTTAACGAACAGCGTCCGACGCACCTTGCACCGCTAAATATTTGCCTACAGGTTAATATTAGCCACGAAGATAGCAAAGCGGGTGTATTGCCGGAAGAGCTGGAGGCGTTAGCAAGGGAAGTTGCCACGCTGCCTAATCTGCGCTTGCGCGGTTTAATGGCGATACCTGCTCCGGCAAAAACGCTAGCTGCCCAGCGCCAGCCACTAACCGCGCTGCGTGAAGCTTTAACGACTCTGCAAAGCCAGTTGCCCGAGGCCCCGCTTGACACGCTTTCGATGGGCATGAGCGACGACTTAGAAGCGGCAGTACTGGAAGGCGCCACGCTGGTACGTTTAGGCACCGCCATTTTTGGCGCCCGCCAGAGCGCTTAG
- a CDS encoding type IV pilus twitching motility protein PilT, giving the protein MDITELLAFSAKQNASDVHLSAGLPPMIRVDGDIRRLNVPAIDNNGVRKLIDDIMNDHQRRDYAERLETDFSFEMPGIARFRVNAFTQARGAGAVLRIIPSHVLPMQALGLGETFERLAMLPRGLVLVTGPTGSGKSTTLAAMIDYINSHLYGHILTIEDPVEFEHSSKRCLVNQREVHRDAHSFAGALRSALREDPDVILVGELRDLETIRLALTAAETGHLVLGTLHTTSAAKAVDRIIDVFPGDEKTMVRSMLSESLQAVVSQTLLKRQGGGRVAAHEVLVATSAVRNLIREDKTAQIYSAIQTGGSLGMQTLDFALAQLVQEGLVSAEEAQLQAKGAHAQQAS; this is encoded by the coding sequence ATGGATATTACCGAACTGCTAGCATTCTCGGCAAAGCAGAATGCCTCTGACGTGCATCTTTCGGCAGGTTTGCCGCCCATGATACGTGTTGATGGCGACATTCGTCGGCTCAATGTGCCGGCTATCGATAATAACGGTGTGCGTAAGTTGATTGACGACATCATGAATGATCATCAGCGGCGCGACTACGCTGAACGGTTGGAAACTGATTTTTCGTTTGAAATGCCGGGCATCGCACGCTTTCGCGTTAATGCCTTCACCCAAGCCCGAGGCGCGGGAGCCGTGTTGCGTATTATCCCTAGTCATGTGTTGCCTATGCAGGCCCTAGGGCTTGGTGAGACGTTTGAGCGCCTAGCCATGCTGCCGCGCGGGTTGGTATTAGTCACCGGGCCGACCGGGTCGGGTAAAAGCACGACGCTTGCGGCGATGATTGATTACATAAACAGCCATCTTTATGGGCACATTCTGACCATTGAAGACCCGGTTGAATTTGAGCACTCAAGCAAGCGCTGTTTGGTTAATCAGCGTGAAGTACACCGCGATGCGCACAGCTTTGCAGGTGCGCTGCGCAGTGCCCTACGCGAAGATCCGGATGTGATTCTGGTCGGCGAGCTGCGCGATTTAGAGACTATTCGCCTAGCGTTGACTGCGGCAGAAACAGGGCATCTGGTGCTCGGAACGCTGCATACCACCTCGGCGGCTAAAGCCGTTGATCGCATTATCGATGTTTTTCCTGGCGACGAAAAAACCATGGTGCGTTCGATGCTCTCTGAATCGCTCCAGGCGGTAGTATCGCAAACGCTGCTTAAGCGTCAGGGCGGCGGGCGCGTAGCGGCCCACGAAGTGCTCGTCGCTACGTCAGCGGTGCGCAACTTAATTCGAGAAGACAAAACGGCGCAAATTTATTCGGCTATTCAAACCGGCGGAAGTCTGGGCATGCAAACGCTAGACTTTGCGCTCGCCCAGCTAGTACAAGAAGGCTTAGTGAGTGCAGAAGAGGCGCAATTGCAGGCCAAAGGCGCGCACGCTCAGCAGGCGTCATAG
- a CDS encoding anhydro-N-acetylmuramic acid kinase translates to MKTPTASTPLYYIGLMSGTSLDGIDAALIAIEDDSPPRLMATHAEPMPDALHHLLLTLCHAKQVSFAQLAAAEHAFCQSQAQAVQHLLAPLSISRAQVSAIGSHGQTIEHAPLGHNGGPAYTLQLDNPSLLAELTGCTVVADFRRRDLAAGGQAAPLAPAFHQALFGRTNAHQLVLNLGGFANLTWLSRQPTDPVIGFDTGPANALLDGWFARHQGGRFDQDGAWAASGKIDNALLARLLSEPFFQQPPPRSTGRELFHMAWLEKHLSGQEAAADVQATLAELTAVSVVQGISHLQINDGPLTLITAGGGAHNAYLMQRLAYHLPGATFTSPAAYGWPEDWIEAGAFAWLAHQRLQHLPGNLPSVTGAAGPRVLGGIYAG, encoded by the coding sequence ATGAAAACGCCTACTGCTTCGACGCCGCTTTATTATATTGGCCTGATGTCCGGCACCAGCCTGGACGGAATTGATGCCGCGCTGATCGCTATCGAAGACGACTCACCGCCACGCCTAATGGCAACGCATGCCGAACCCATGCCTGACGCGCTGCATCATCTGCTGCTCACGCTTTGTCATGCCAAGCAGGTCAGCTTTGCACAGCTAGCAGCCGCGGAGCATGCTTTCTGCCAGTCACAGGCCCAAGCCGTTCAACATTTACTGGCGCCACTCTCAATAAGCCGCGCGCAGGTCAGTGCTATTGGCAGCCACGGCCAAACCATTGAGCACGCCCCCCTAGGCCACAACGGCGGCCCGGCGTACACCCTTCAGCTGGATAATCCGAGTCTCTTGGCAGAACTGACCGGCTGCACCGTTGTTGCTGACTTTCGGCGCCGCGACTTAGCCGCCGGCGGCCAGGCTGCACCGCTAGCCCCCGCCTTCCATCAGGCTCTGTTTGGTAGGACCAACGCGCATCAGCTGGTGCTAAACCTAGGCGGCTTTGCCAATCTAACGTGGCTATCCCGTCAGCCGACAGACCCGGTGATTGGCTTTGATACCGGCCCCGCCAACGCATTGCTGGATGGCTGGTTTGCGCGGCATCAGGGCGGGCGCTTTGATCAGGACGGCGCCTGGGCCGCAAGCGGAAAAATAGATAACGCGCTGTTGGCTCGACTGCTATCGGAACCTTTTTTCCAGCAGCCGCCGCCGCGCAGCACCGGGCGCGAGCTATTTCACATGGCGTGGTTAGAAAAACACCTAAGTGGCCAGGAGGCCGCCGCCGATGTACAGGCGACGCTGGCCGAGCTCACTGCGGTTAGCGTAGTTCAGGGCATTAGCCACTTACAGATCAATGATGGCCCCCTCACGCTTATCACCGCTGGCGGCGGCGCCCATAACGCCTACTTAATGCAGCGCCTTGCCTATCACCTGCCGGGGGCGACGTTCACATCGCCGGCAGCATACGGCTGGCCTGAAGACTGGATTGAAGCAGGCGCCTTTGCCTGGCTGGCTCATCAGCGGTTACAGCATTTGCCGGGCAACTTGCCATCGGTCACCGGTGCAGCAGGCCCACGGGTGCTCGGCGGCATTTACGCAGGCTGA
- the tyrS gene encoding tyrosine--tRNA ligase: MSEVDQALALLSRGTQEILVEDELKKKLSSGRKLRIKAGFDPTAPDLHLGHSVLLTKMRQFQDLGHTVIFLIGDFTGRIGDPSGKNVTRKPLTEEDVKANAETYKAQVFKILDPEKTEVRFNAEWFGELTAAKMIELAAQSTVARMLERDDFEKRYNSNQPIAIHEFLYPLVQGYDSVALEADIELGGTDQKFNLLMGREIQKHFGQEPQVVITMPLLEGLDGVQKMSKSLGNYIGVDEAPGSMFNKLVSMPDSLIWRYFELLSLKSNQEIQALKDAVEQGANPRDVKMELARELIARYHGEEAAANAHKSAGNQLADGELPDDLPEVTVDFEGSEQAPIGAILNRAGLANNSAQAKDMLGNGRVKVDGSVVAKDAMLATGSSYVIQAGKKRYARVTLV, from the coding sequence ATGAGTGAGGTGGATCAGGCTTTAGCGCTGCTGTCGCGCGGTACGCAAGAAATCCTGGTAGAGGACGAGTTGAAAAAGAAGCTGTCCTCTGGGCGCAAGCTGCGTATTAAAGCTGGTTTTGATCCCACGGCCCCTGACCTGCACTTGGGGCACAGCGTTTTGCTGACCAAAATGCGCCAGTTCCAGGACTTAGGGCATACGGTCATCTTTCTGATTGGTGACTTCACGGGACGTATCGGTGATCCCAGCGGGAAAAACGTTACCCGTAAGCCGCTTACCGAAGAGGACGTTAAAGCCAACGCTGAAACGTATAAAGCGCAGGTGTTTAAAATCCTTGATCCCGAAAAAACGGAAGTGCGCTTTAACGCCGAGTGGTTTGGCGAGCTGACCGCCGCCAAAATGATTGAGCTTGCCGCTCAAAGTACCGTTGCGCGCATGCTTGAGCGTGATGACTTTGAGAAGCGCTACAATTCCAATCAGCCGATTGCTATTCACGAGTTCCTTTACCCATTGGTACAGGGCTATGACTCAGTGGCGCTTGAGGCCGATATTGAACTTGGCGGTACCGATCAGAAGTTTAACCTGCTGATGGGCCGTGAGATTCAAAAGCACTTCGGCCAGGAGCCTCAGGTGGTCATCACCATGCCACTGCTTGAGGGCTTAGACGGCGTGCAGAAGATGTCGAAGTCGCTAGGCAACTACATTGGTGTCGATGAAGCGCCTGGCTCCATGTTCAATAAGCTGGTTTCCATGCCAGATAGTTTGATCTGGCGTTACTTTGAGCTTCTGTCGTTAAAATCTAACCAAGAAATTCAGGCGCTGAAAGACGCCGTTGAGCAGGGCGCCAATCCCCGTGATGTAAAAATGGAGCTGGCGCGCGAGTTAATTGCCCGCTATCACGGTGAAGAGGCCGCGGCCAATGCTCACAAGTCAGCGGGTAATCAGTTGGCGGATGGTGAGCTGCCAGACGATCTGCCAGAAGTGACGGTGGATTTTGAAGGAAGTGAGCAGGCGCCTATTGGCGCGATCCTGAACAGAGCAGGGTTGGCGAACAACAGTGCTCAGGCTAAAGATATGCTGGGTAATGGGCGCGTTAAAGTCGATGGCAGCGTCGTTGCTAAAGACGCAATGCTGGCCACGGGAAGCAGCTATGTGATCCAGGCGGGCAAGAAGCGTTACGCCCGTGTGACGCTTGTGTGA
- a CDS encoding deoxyguanosinetriphosphate triphosphohydrolase yields the protein MTQMRWEQLLSPRRLHDQRSESTREIGRSPFHKDHDRIVFSGSFRRLGRKTQVHPLTENDHIHTRLTHSLEVGCVGRSLGMIVGELLRDQLPEWITPADLGVIVQTACLGHDIGNPPFGHAGEYAIRDWFQRAQSSGLLESLSDAEREDLLTYEGNAQGFRVITQIEYNQFNGGMRLTSATLGALLKYPWTVRYSGRAGKFGAYQSEQALLKEVAEAVGLLPQGEQRWCRHPLAWLVEAADDICYALLDLEDGLEMGILRYEEVVEILRQIAGEFPPEYAEMQDRNVSQRRRIALLRGAAMERAVNDVGAVFVQHEQALLNGTLSDDLLELCHPDLGWGVQAAKQLARERIFQNERKAKLEIGAYTTLGILLEAFIGAAHELHHTGHSSFKHQRVLALIGENTPLPSWPLYDSYRRMLDFIGGMTDHYAVDLAQEMGGRLRGD from the coding sequence ATGACACAGATGCGCTGGGAACAGCTACTTTCCCCACGTAGGCTTCACGACCAACGCTCAGAAAGCACTCGAGAAATAGGCCGCAGCCCTTTTCATAAAGATCACGATCGAATTGTTTTCTCTGGTTCTTTTAGACGCCTTGGGCGTAAGACTCAGGTCCATCCGCTGACTGAAAACGATCATATTCATACCCGCTTGACCCACTCGTTAGAAGTGGGCTGCGTCGGTCGCTCGCTGGGAATGATCGTCGGTGAGCTGCTACGTGATCAGTTGCCTGAATGGATTACGCCTGCAGATCTGGGTGTAATAGTACAAACGGCATGCCTTGGCCACGATATTGGCAACCCGCCCTTTGGGCATGCCGGTGAGTATGCCATCCGCGATTGGTTTCAGCGTGCCCAGAGCAGTGGTCTGCTTGAGAGTCTATCAGACGCTGAGCGCGAAGATTTGCTGACTTACGAAGGTAATGCCCAAGGCTTTCGCGTTATTACGCAAATTGAATACAACCAGTTCAATGGCGGTATGCGGCTGACGTCAGCCACTCTTGGTGCCCTGCTCAAGTATCCGTGGACTGTTCGTTATAGTGGGCGGGCAGGTAAGTTCGGCGCTTATCAATCGGAGCAGGCACTGCTCAAAGAGGTCGCTGAAGCAGTAGGATTGCTGCCCCAGGGCGAGCAGCGTTGGTGCCGTCATCCGCTGGCTTGGCTCGTGGAGGCCGCTGATGATATCTGCTATGCGCTGCTGGACCTTGAAGATGGTTTAGAAATGGGCATTCTGCGTTACGAAGAAGTCGTCGAGATTCTGCGCCAGATTGCTGGAGAATTCCCACCCGAGTATGCCGAGATGCAAGACCGCAACGTGTCCCAGCGGCGCCGTATCGCATTGCTGCGTGGTGCTGCCATGGAGCGCGCCGTCAATGATGTGGGGGCGGTGTTTGTGCAGCATGAGCAGGCGCTGTTGAACGGTACGCTTAGCGATGATTTATTAGAGCTGTGCCACCCGGATTTAGGCTGGGGTGTACAGGCCGCCAAGCAGCTAGCACGCGAGCGTATTTTCCAAAACGAGCGTAAGGCAAAGTTAGAAATTGGCGCTTATACAACGCTAGGGATTCTTCTCGAGGCCTTTATTGGGGCGGCTCACGAGCTCCACCATACGGGGCATTCATCGTTCAAGCATCAGCGTGTGCTGGCCCTTATTGGTGAAAATACGCCGCTGCCGTCTTGGCCACTCTATGATAGCTACCGGCGGATGCTGGACTTTATCGGTGGGATGACCGACCACTACGCGGTGGACTTAGCTCAGGAGATGGGCGGTCGCTTACGCGGCGATTAG
- a CDS encoding nuclease-related domain-containing protein has product MAWLEYLLPLIFLFPMAAMGSIVLALRSLHDARVHSPFNAPLHEPGQALRYRLDQAFSSLFLNGALGPIISLAPLVYGMGRMLFVERQDWVEWALYGLLSTLLVLIFSLLLVRDYQRIRRLKLGLACELAVGQELARLVRPDAHPYYVFHDVPTDSFTIDHVVVTPHGIFVVETRARTLAIGTDGNELNTVAVERERLRFPHWQERRPLHKTRQGVCWLSHWLERRCGVPVPVRGVLVLPGWKIDNSDAATDILVVSGDTLARQLTELNTGALDNAIHDKVINVLLERARLLELKHLSQPSV; this is encoded by the coding sequence ATGGCTTGGCTGGAATATTTGCTACCGCTAATCTTCTTATTCCCGATGGCGGCAATGGGCAGCATCGTGTTGGCGCTTCGTAGCTTACATGACGCCCGTGTTCACTCCCCTTTCAATGCGCCCCTGCATGAACCAGGCCAAGCATTGCGCTACCGACTTGACCAAGCTTTTTCTAGCCTATTTTTAAACGGCGCGCTGGGGCCCATCATCAGCCTGGCGCCACTCGTTTATGGCATGGGGCGCATGCTGTTTGTCGAACGACAGGATTGGGTTGAATGGGCGTTGTACGGGCTGCTAAGTACATTACTCGTTCTGATATTTTCCCTACTGCTAGTACGTGACTACCAGCGCATACGGCGATTAAAGCTTGGCTTGGCCTGCGAGCTTGCCGTTGGGCAAGAGCTTGCGCGCCTAGTTCGCCCCGACGCACATCCCTACTACGTCTTCCACGATGTGCCCACCGATAGCTTTACCATCGATCACGTCGTCGTGACGCCTCACGGCATTTTTGTGGTCGAAACACGCGCTAGAACGCTGGCTATCGGTACCGACGGCAATGAGCTCAATACCGTGGCCGTAGAACGAGAACGTTTGCGCTTTCCTCATTGGCAGGAGCGTCGGCCGCTGCATAAAACACGTCAGGGCGTCTGCTGGCTCTCTCACTGGTTAGAGCGACGCTGTGGCGTCCCTGTTCCGGTACGCGGCGTGTTGGTTCTGCCTGGCTGGAAAATAGATAACAGTGATGCGGCTACCGATATTCTGGTGGTGAGCGGCGATACGCTCGCCAGGCAGCTGACTGAGCTAAACACCGGCGCGCTCGACAATGCCATACATGATAAGGTCATCAACGTTTTGCTTGAGCGCGCTAGACTGTTGGAATTAAAGCACCTCAGTCAGCCATCGGTTTAA
- a CDS encoding translation initiation factor Sui1, with protein MASLRDQLGGLVYSTEHGKTCPTCREALDACNCDNASEQQRLSALDGVVRIRRETSGRKGKGVTTVSGIPLPSGDLKRLAKTLKQRCGTGGAVKEGIIEIQGDHRDTLHQALSALGYQVKFAGG; from the coding sequence ATGGCGTCTTTGCGTGATCAGCTAGGTGGGCTGGTTTATTCCACCGAGCACGGCAAAACCTGCCCGACATGTAGAGAAGCGCTTGATGCGTGTAACTGCGATAATGCAAGTGAGCAGCAGCGCCTATCGGCTCTTGATGGCGTGGTGCGTATCCGCCGAGAAACCAGTGGTCGTAAAGGTAAGGGCGTGACTACCGTTAGCGGCATTCCTTTGCCAAGCGGTGATCTTAAACGTTTGGCAAAAACGCTTAAGCAGCGTTGTGGGACGGGTGGCGCGGTTAAAGAAGGGATTATCGAAATCCAAGGCGATCATCGAGATACCCTACACCAGGCGTTAAGCGCTCTCGGATACCAGGTCAAATTCGCTGGAGGCTAA